Proteins encoded by one window of Lathyrus oleraceus cultivar Zhongwan6 chromosome 1, CAAS_Psat_ZW6_1.0, whole genome shotgun sequence:
- the LOC127097632 gene encoding serine/threonine-protein phosphatase 7 long form homolog — protein sequence MYVLVRYQDHDALHFWFSEESVPKKELKNVAHGIKLIRWVSHSLQPVIERWLSDSGLSSLHKTIFSRINQNLILAFVERFHPETSCFNMSFGEMTITLDDVSCLLHIRCMGDFYNLTNDFTKSNAITMDTDLLGVLLEEEVGEVHSCRGAYYRLDWLKVIFTRQLAESTYDCAARAYMLFVAVNS from the exons ATGTATGTATTGGTGAGGTATCAAGACCATGATGCTCTCCATTTTTGGTTCAGCGAA GAGAGTGTTCCGAAGAAAGAATTGAAGAATGTTGCACATGGTATCAAATTGATTAGATGGGTTTCGCATAGTCTCCAACCGGTGATAGAGAGATGGTTGTCTGATTCTGGTCTATCCTCTCTACATAAAACCATTTTTTCGAGGATAAATCAGAATTTAATATTAGCATTTGTCGAGAGGTTCCATCCAGAAACATCGTGTTTTAATATGTCATTTGGCGAGATGACCATTACATTAGATGATGTTTCTTGTCTTCTTCATATACGTTGTATGGGAGATTTCTATAACCTTACAAACGATTTCACTAAGTCTAATGCTATTACTATGGATACTGATTTGTTGGGTGTTTTATTGGAAGAGGAAGTTGGAGAGGTTCATAGTTGTAGAGGTGCATATTATAGGTTGGATTGGTTGAAGGTGATTTTTACGCGTCAACTAGCTGAGAGTACATATGACTGTGCAGCTAGAGCCTATATGCtatttgtagcggtaaattcatga